The sequence below is a genomic window from Macrobrachium nipponense isolate FS-2020 chromosome 40, ASM1510439v2, whole genome shotgun sequence.
GTTCTGGACTGCAGCCTAAGTGAACTCTCAAGAAAGAGAccgagcgtttccagccctgtgactggcttatcaacagccaatgaggagtgtcgttagggactggcctagagtCAAATggtacggctgatgtgaatcgactatagtagagGCTTCTTTATTGCTATACTTTACTTCATCTTGCTATCTACcctctaacaattgcttcatggtgcacctttcaaaacctttctgctcagtttctctttcagcgctgaatgacctcagctCTCTGAGTTAGGCCATTGGCCTAAAAGGTATATTCCTGTAAGGGATTTGCAATactgtttttatttcatgttatttgatttttgtttcctattttttttcataataatattaaaaatcatacTGACCTTTATAGACCAACTTCAAAGTAATGCtggtttatttataataataataatagcctgtGGGTTTAACTTCAAACCAAtgtctttatttaataatataacgaCAATAATAGCACATATATAACCGTAATAATCATGACTTCAATAGAGAAGCGTAAAAAAGATCAATGACTTAACTTCAATTATCCGGCAGTTACTTATTCCTGGTAATGATTCCAGGCTGATTCCGGAAAGGCGAAGGCAATAGGAATCTCCAACTTCAACAGCAAGCAGATTGAAAGAATCATGAAAGgtaagtttctttctctctctctctctctagggaaagatatttgcatatatttgtgGGAAATCTCTTATGCATTTACGAGgtgattctcctctctctctgattgacTATTCCCATCCGTCTAATCTATTCCAGTGTGTCGTATCAAGCCAGCAAATCTCCAGGTGGAGCTGCACGCATTCCACCAGCAGAAGAAGCTGAGGAAAATATGTTCCAAGTACGGAATCCCCGTATGTGCCTACGCTCCCATCGGCGCTCCCTATAAGGCTCAGGAGTaagtactactgctactactactctctctctctctctatgcatgaCGTAGTTAAAGCCCAAATATACTCCATAAACTGACAAAGAATGTTCGTGAACGCAACTCTAAGAAAACCTGTTCAACTTCTCTTATTTTGAACCTCAGGCGGAAAGACGGCTCTCCCATATTATTGGAACACCCGACGGTGACTTCAATCGCGAAGCGTCTCGGTAAGACTCCGGCACAGGTCCTCATCCGGTTTCTGATCCAGCTGGAAATCGTCGTGATTCCCAAATCGACGAAGCCAGAAAGAATTCGACAGAATTTCCAGGTAATTAAGAGAATTGTCTCTGTTGTCAAGATCATTAGGTACAGAAAACGCTATCTTAATGGATGTGTCATTTAAAGTTTTGAAATCTATGATTTTTAACTCTTGCAATGTACGTGTTCGTTCTGTTGCTAAAGTTGCACTCCTTTACTGAAGTACACTTATTAAAAATGTTAACTGTGTCCTTAACTGCTCGAGACAATTGAATAGTTTCTAAATATCTATTTAGTTAAAATTATCAATTGACTTTTAGGTTATTTTCAcagggaattttaaaaaaagctCTGAAACTTTAATCCTACCAGTAAGGGATGCGTTGCAATATCTAAAGCATGTACTACTATATAGACCTTATTACCTCGAAAGAGAAAACAACAAATTCTCAAGATAAATATATTCAGAAAAGCAATTCCCTCTAGAATCAGCTTATTATTcgcggtttatttatttatttatttttcatttctaggtGTTCGACTTCAAGTTGAGTCCGGAAGACATGTCCGCTCTAGACTCTCTGGACAAAGGCGAAAGTGGACGCATATTCATCTTCGAGGATGTGCTTAAAGGGTaacgttaatctctctctctctctctctgtttgaatgTACATCAaaagcatctattatttattatcaagcaaaaagtctaaaaactaaagtaGCTCCTTTTTTTCCGCATTTCAGGATATCGAAACACCCGGAATATACTTTCCACATCCCCGTGTGAAAGAAGAGGAACGCCAGAAGGAAGGAACAGTGAGAGCAAGGGGAGCAGTTCCAAAGGCAAaatccctcctcctctcccctacTACTGTTTTCGTTGCTCAGTTAtaaaaaggaggaataaaacaagcaagggagccgtttcaaaggtatatcccgcctactactactactactactatcagtTGTGACGTAACTAAATGTCCAATTGATCTTCTTAAGGGTTTGAAATAAATGGTCGTgggtttaattagtttgaatgcACCCTGCAAGCAATTTGCAATGCCGATTCCCGTAACCTTTCTTCCTCTACGAAGCTGAAAGCACCACCCTTCtcacttttattttcctttctcatGATTTCTACGGGTCTGGGCTACAAAAGGAGATTTTGTCGATTGTCCCCATGGCCTTTAGACCTGAAAAGAATTGATGgtcatcaaaaaataaaaaaatttcaattgaACAAATCAACTTTCCAGGATTATGTATTCTGAAAAAAATTAGAGCAGGACTTCTTTGCAGGACATTGCTTGCAGTGTGCCTCCAGTAACGCACTGTAGAGAATGTACATACAAGTGTGTCAGAGGATATGTAGCTACAGCAACACTAGAATCTAGCAGACATTATTTTGAGAGGGCTAGCGCGTCTATGTGGAAGACTGAGGTTGCATATGTATGTCTAGCAcagaatattttatacatacctatAACCACTAacagaaaaatggcaaaatacgTCAATCGATAGATGTCGTTGTGCGAAAACACAAACTCTTAAACAAAAGCACAAATGCTTCAAAAACACGACAAACTGATTCTGCTTGGCCGTAACAAACGTAATGTCACCGGAACCTCGTTCTCAGAATTTGATTATCGTGGGTTTCTCCGTGACGTAACGGCTAATTTCAAGAAGTGTATGTCTCTTGCATAATCTAGTATTTCTCCCATCGCTCTGCCAGGGCTTGTTTCACGAAATTTAAACCTGGCTGCTCACTGTCCTGCTCAGTCAGTGACGGTTACGGACCTGACGCCACTTTAGTGCAAAAAACATTCTACTTGTGCTTTTCGACATTCGACGGCACACTACCTCCAAGTTTACGTACTATAAAATATTTCGTTTAGGCCTGAGCTCATCCTGCCGGCTCTGTTTCAGAGATGGCTCAAACCGTTCCCACTGTAGACCTACCAAACGGCAAGGAGATGCCGATCATTGGTATTGGTACTTACAAGGTAAGTGTCTGGAAAATACtttgattgtatataatattttctatcgGGAGTGATGGGATGACAATATCAAGATACTTGTCCATACATAGCAAGAGATAAAACAACATTATGGTAAGATTAATTATTGCAACAACTGTTAATCATAGTGATACGGTTCAATATAAAAGACTCAATGTACGAGTAACGTTAAAATCAAAATGATCGTATCTGTAATAGCCgtcattatgtattttattatcgAACCACGAAGAAAGTTGAGTGGAAACGCCCAATAGTGGTTGTCGGTTTGAATTAAGCCAAGGTCTAGGTAGACCAAAGAGGTTACAATTACCTCCTTACTTTAGACCTCTGGACCGTGGATTAAGCTGGCATATTAGAAAGGTGTAAGAGGACATGGGAAGTCTGGTATGGACCTCCGGACTCTCCAACAAACCAATACCTCAAATTGTAATGCCTGGCTGTTACAATCTTCGTAGTGTAGGTAATCGAACGTCTGGCAGACGAGAGATGCTGCCGGATGtaattaaatttctgataaacgATATCTACCCTTTAATTCCTGAAGTGATAAGGCTACGTCCATTTCGTGTCTCGTTTACATGTAGGAAATGAATGATTTATTAATCATGATCAGGATTATAATTAATGCTATTTGGTAAACGTAAAAGAGGCCGCACGATTTGTTTAACAACGAAAAACGGGCAAAAACAGTAGATTTCTTTGGTGGCATGCATAAAAAACACGAAGAAACCCACAATATTTCAGCTATGGTTACTTCTCGTTACACGATTTCCTCCAAGTACTATAACATGTAAAACCTACAACAATTATGGAGGACCACAGTAGGAACCGGGATTTTTTTTGGGTGTGTAAAGAAAAATCAATCATTAAGGCCCCTGAAAGCTATAACCTAAAGAATCCTGCCAAACCTAACCTTGGGAGCAGTTTCTATCCTTTACCAACCGCTATATTATAAAAGTCTGTTGGTCTCAGATCAAGCTTACCTTACACTAAGGGATGGTAAAGATGAGCCTTTGCTTGAAGGAGAACGTTGAAGCCCCTGCTCAGGTTCCTTAATGTGTAATCTGACGAAACGTGCCTTCTCCCCCCCC
It includes:
- the LOC135211878 gene encoding aldo-keto reductase family 1 member A1-like, whose protein sequence is MTQAVPTVDLPNGMKMPIIGIGTYRSTPAEIKLTINTALECGYRHIDTAYLYQNEREIGEVLKEWLDSGRIKREELFITTKLPIHANRAEDVARFLDKSLERLKLDYVDLYLIHNPVGVKGKDDDDFWPLDEEGNVTLDLDTDLESVYKGMEKLADSGKAKAIGISNFNSKQIERIMKVCRIKPANLQVELHAFHQQKKLRKICSKYGIPVCAYAPIGAPYKAQERKDGSPILLEHPTVTSIAKRLGKTPAQVLIRFLIQLEIVVIPKSTKPERIRQNFQVFDFKLSPEDMSALDSLDKGESGRIFIFEDVLKGISKHPEYTFHIPV